In Arachis stenosperma cultivar V10309 chromosome 1, arast.V10309.gnm1.PFL2, whole genome shotgun sequence, one DNA window encodes the following:
- the LOC130935988 gene encoding 3-oxo-Delta(4,5)-steroid 5-beta-reductase-like has translation MENQHYVALIVGVTGMVGFNIAQALKKPDCKGGPWKVYGAARRPPPATWFPASILDDFISFDAVDAATTQASLSPIAHEVTHLFWVALQFQEDEEANIATNKAMLHNVLTTLESSRSSRLTHVTLQTGTKHYMGPIFDPARSTQLLSHDPPFHEDMPRLPYPNFYYAQEDLLASHAPSLTYSVHRSSIIIGASSRSAINTLVMIGAYAAVCRHLRLPFRYPGTRYTWEHFCDMTDSEVLAQQHVWAAVTDSAKNQAFNCTNGDLFTWKRMWKLLSELFDVEFVGFDENDEDRLDLVEFMRDKDEIWDEIVEKYGLVKTKLKEFAYFEALKVVLHFDFQHVSSMNKSKEYGFFGHANTFQRVTFWVHKLRRMKIIP, from the coding sequence ATGGAGAACCAACATTATGTAGCGCTTATAGTTGGAGTCACAGGTATGGTTGGGTTTAACATAGCCCAAGCCTTGAAGAAGCCCGACTGCAAGGGAGGCCCATGGAAGGTTTACGGAGCAGCCCGCCGTCCCCCTCCCGCCACCTGGTTTCCTGCTTCTATCTTGGATGATTTCATCAGCTTCGATGCCGTCGATGCCGCCACCACACAAGCCAGCCTCTCCCCCATAGCCCACGAGGTCACACACCTCTTCTGGGTGGCTCTTCAGTTTCAGGAAGACGAAGAAGCCAACATTGCCACCAACAAAGCCATGCTCCACAACGTTCTCACCACACTCGAATCTTCCCGTTCTTCCCGCCTCACCCACGTAACCCTCCAAACCGGGACAAAACACTACATGGGCCCAATTTTTGACCCGGCCCGGTCAACTCAACTCTTGAGCCATGATCCCCCGTTTCACGAGGACATGCCCCGACTACCGTACCCAAACTTCTACTACGCTCAGGAGGATCTCCTTGCGTCCCACGCGCCTTCTCTGACGTACTCCGTTCACCGCTCCTCCATCATAATCGGCGCGTCTTCAAGGAGTGCAATCAACACGCTGGTTATGATTGGAGCTTATGCCGCGGTTTGCCGCCACCTTAGGTTGCCGTTTCGTTACCCAGGAACACGGTACACGTGGGAGCATTTTTGCGACATGACAGACTCGGAGGTGTTAGCACAGCAGCACGTGTGGGCAGCGGTTACGGACAGCGCCAAGAACCAAGCGTTCAATTGCACCAACGGCGACTTGTTTACGTGGAAGAGAATGTGGAAACTGCTGAGTGAGTTGTTTGATGTTGAGTTTGTTGGGTTTGATGAGAATGATGAAGATAGGCTTGATTTGGTGGAGTTTATGAGAGACAAAGACGAGATTTGGGATGAGATTGTGGAAAAGTATGGACTTGTGAAGACTAAGCTAAAGGAGTTTGCATATTTTGAAGCCTTGAAAGTCGTCTTACATTTTGACTTTCAACATGTGTCTAGCATGAATAAGAGTAAGGAATATGGTTTCTTTGGCCACGCCAACACCTTCCAAAGGGTCACATTCTGGGTTCACAAACTGCGCCGCATGAAGATCATACCCTAG